From the genome of Candidatus Promineifilum breve, one region includes:
- a CDS encoding GNAT family N-acetyltransferase — protein MIPSPQPIVIPDAPPIPTLHFRHYRGPDDLPALAAVYAALADAGQLEYEVSVEWLANYFDHEVNLDPYADIALAEIDGQVAGLSRCYWAEEVAGPRQYQFNLLVTPAWQGRGISRALLHWAENRLRHTAATHPPEPPKLLQFWLPHGLARLRPLLESAGYTPARYSNNMVRPSLDDIPDFPLPPGLEVRPARPEHYRRIWDAQIEAFQDHWGFLQHPEEDYQMWLNDPIYFQPALWQVAWDVATDEVAGMVLTFIDAAENERWGRRRGYTEGISVRRPWRRRGLARALIAHSLRAQRDVGMTESALGVDSESLTGATRVYEDCGFLTVTVDMLYRKPLESSS, from the coding sequence ATGATCCCCAGTCCCCAGCCCATCGTCATCCCCGACGCCCCACCCATCCCCACCCTCCACTTCCGCCACTACCGCGGCCCCGACGACCTGCCCGCGCTGGCCGCCGTCTATGCCGCGCTGGCCGATGCCGGGCAGCTCGAATACGAGGTGTCGGTCGAATGGTTGGCGAATTACTTCGACCACGAGGTCAACCTTGATCCCTATGCCGACATCGCCCTGGCCGAGATCGACGGGCAGGTCGCCGGCCTGTCGCGCTGCTACTGGGCCGAGGAGGTGGCCGGGCCGCGCCAGTATCAGTTCAACCTCCTGGTCACGCCGGCCTGGCAGGGGCGAGGCATCAGCCGCGCCCTGCTCCATTGGGCCGAGAACCGTTTGCGCCACACGGCCGCCACCCACCCGCCGGAGCCGCCGAAGCTGTTGCAGTTCTGGCTGCCCCACGGCCTGGCCCGCCTCAGACCCTTGCTGGAAAGCGCGGGCTACACCCCGGCGCGCTATAGCAACAACATGGTGCGGCCGTCGCTCGACGACATCCCCGATTTCCCGCTGCCGCCCGGCCTGGAAGTGCGCCCGGCCCGGCCGGAGCATTACCGCCGCATCTGGGACGCCCAAATCGAAGCGTTTCAGGACCACTGGGGCTTCCTGCAGCACCCGGAAGAGGATTACCAGATGTGGCTGAACGATCCCATCTATTTCCAGCCCGCGCTGTGGCAGGTGGCCTGGGACGTGGCGACCGACGAGGTGGCCGGGATGGTGCTGACGTTCATCGACGCGGCCGAGAATGAGCGCTGGGGGCGGCGGCGCGGCTATACCGAGGGCATCAGCGTGCGGCGGCCCTGGCGGCGGCGCGGCCTGGCGCGGGCGCTCATCGCCCACAGCCTGCGCGCCCAACGCGACGTGGGCATGACCGAATCGGCCCTGGGCGTCGATAGCGAAAGCCTGACCGGCGCGACCCGCGTTTACGAAGATTGCGGCTTCCTGACGGTGACGGTCGATATGCTCTATCGCAAGCCGCTGGAATCAAGCAGTTAA
- a CDS encoding glycoside hydrolase family 3 protein yields the protein MSDYRDPTQPTAARVADLLGRLTLAEKIAQMTQPEKYSVTPDEVAALGMGSVLSGGGGNPKPNTPATWAAMVSEYDEAARRSRLGIPLLYGVDAVHGHNNVHGATIFPHTISLGAAGDPELARRVARATALETAATGVRWDFAPMVSVVQDPRWGRTYEAFGDDTAAVTALSRAYLLGLQDAGDGRGLASPHAVLGTPKHYLGDGATLWGTSKMEMLGLRFHIDQGDMRVDEATLRAKYLPPYAAAVEAGALCVMPSFSSWNGVKMHAHRYLLTDVLKGEMGLRGFLVSDWQAMDQIDPDYATAIATSINAGLDMNMVPYDWRRFIATLMAAIESGAVPLSRIDDAVGRILTVKFEMGLFEQRPGDLPPLSILGAAEHRALAREAAARGMVLLHNDGGALPIGGGPIFVAGEAADNIGLQCGGWTIKWQGEVTRDLTVGTTILDGLREVAPPDTAITYSPTADFPGDARAAVGLLFVHELPYAEGLGDREDLNLPAEQVALIDKLRARCERLVVVLITGRPLLIAEHLGRAEAWVAAWLPGSEGGAVADVLFGRVPFTGRLPLAWPG from the coding sequence ATGTCCGACTATCGCGACCCCACCCAACCCACCGCCGCCCGCGTGGCCGACCTGCTCGGCCGCCTGACCCTGGCCGAGAAGATCGCCCAGATGACCCAGCCCGAAAAGTACAGCGTCACCCCCGACGAGGTGGCCGCGCTGGGCATGGGCAGCGTGCTCAGCGGCGGCGGCGGCAATCCCAAGCCCAACACCCCGGCCACCTGGGCGGCGATGGTGAGCGAGTACGACGAGGCCGCCCGCCGCTCGCGGCTGGGTATCCCGTTGCTCTATGGCGTCGATGCCGTCCACGGCCACAACAACGTCCACGGCGCGACCATCTTCCCCCACACCATCAGCCTGGGCGCGGCCGGCGACCCCGAACTGGCGCGGCGCGTGGCGCGGGCCACGGCCCTGGAGACGGCGGCCACCGGCGTGCGCTGGGACTTCGCGCCGATGGTCTCGGTGGTGCAGGACCCGCGCTGGGGCCGCACCTATGAGGCCTTCGGCGACGACACGGCGGCCGTCACCGCGCTGAGCCGGGCCTACCTGCTGGGCCTGCAGGACGCCGGCGACGGGCGCGGGCTGGCCTCGCCCCACGCCGTGCTGGGCACGCCCAAGCATTACCTGGGCGACGGGGCCACGCTGTGGGGCACGTCAAAAATGGAGATGTTGGGCCTGCGCTTCCACATCGACCAGGGCGACATGCGCGTCGATGAGGCCACGCTGCGGGCCAAGTACCTGCCGCCCTATGCCGCCGCCGTGGAGGCCGGGGCGTTGTGCGTCATGCCCTCGTTCAGCAGTTGGAACGGCGTCAAGATGCACGCCCATCGCTACCTGCTGACCGACGTGCTGAAGGGCGAAATGGGCTTGCGCGGCTTTCTGGTGTCCGACTGGCAGGCGATGGATCAGATCGACCCCGACTACGCCACGGCCATCGCCACGTCGATCAACGCCGGGCTGGACATGAATATGGTGCCCTATGACTGGCGGCGCTTCATCGCCACGCTGATGGCGGCCATCGAGAGCGGGGCCGTCCCCCTCTCGCGCATCGACGACGCCGTGGGGCGCATCCTGACCGTCAAGTTCGAGATGGGGCTATTCGAGCAGCGGCCGGGCGACTTGCCGCCGCTGTCGATCCTGGGCGCGGCCGAGCACCGGGCGCTGGCCCGCGAGGCGGCGGCGCGGGGCATGGTGCTGCTGCACAACGACGGCGGCGCGCTGCCCATCGGCGGCGGGCCGATCTTTGTGGCGGGCGAGGCGGCCGACAACATCGGCCTGCAATGCGGCGGCTGGACGATCAAGTGGCAGGGCGAAGTGACCCGCGACCTGACCGTGGGCACGACCATCCTTGACGGGTTGCGCGAAGTGGCCCCGCCGGACACGGCCATCACCTATAGCCCCACGGCCGACTTCCCCGGCGACGCGCGGGCGGCGGTGGGGCTGCTGTTCGTCCATGAGCTGCCCTATGCCGAGGGGCTGGGCGACCGCGAAGATCTGAACCTGCCGGCCGAGCAGGTGGCGCTGATCGACAAGCTGCGGGCGCGCTGCGAGCGGCTGGTGGTGG